The following proteins are co-located in the Paenibacillus sp. JNUCC32 genome:
- the coaE gene encoding dephospho-CoA kinase (Dephospho-CoA kinase (CoaE) performs the final step in coenzyme A biosynthesis.) has translation MNIGLTGGIATGKSTVSSMLAMKGALLVDADIIAREVMLPGHPVLGKVTEHFGQAILFEDGTLNRKKLGEMIFHHPEQRAALNEITHPAIRQELRERTEAYERQHPDRLVVADIPLLLEAREAYPYLKQIAVVYVPRELQLARLMERDALTREAAEARLSSQMDIEEKKLRADILIDNSGTLAETQQQVDNLWNRLVQL, from the coding sequence ATGAATATCGGTTTAACCGGAGGAATTGCAACAGGCAAAAGCACCGTGTCCTCCATGTTGGCCATGAAGGGAGCGCTTCTCGTCGATGCGGATATCATCGCCCGGGAAGTGATGCTCCCGGGTCATCCGGTGCTGGGTAAAGTGACCGAACATTTTGGACAAGCGATCCTGTTTGAAGACGGTACGTTGAATCGAAAGAAGCTCGGGGAGATGATTTTCCATCATCCGGAGCAGAGAGCGGCATTGAATGAGATTACGCATCCGGCAATCCGGCAGGAATTACGGGAACGGACGGAGGCGTATGAACGGCAGCATCCCGACCGGCTCGTGGTAGCGGATATTCCATTGCTGCTGGAGGCAAGGGAAGCCTATCCTTATCTGAAGCAGATCGCTGTTGTCTATGTCCCGCGCGAGCTGCAGCTTGCGCGTTTGATGGAGCGGGACGCTCTTACCCGGGAAGCGGCAGAGGCGCGTCTTAGCAGCCAGATGGACATTGAGGAGAAGAAGCTTCGAGCGGATATCCTGATCGATAACAGCGGCACGTTGGCCGAAACGCAGCAGCAGGTGGACAACCTGTGGAACAGGTTGGTTCAGTTATGA
- a CDS encoding MntP/YtaF family protein, whose protein sequence is MLSHIFSSALLAMALSLDGFGAGVTYGLRKTRIPLLSVLIISLCSGLVLGVSMQAGALLQRFLSPSAASVIGAAILILLGLWSLYQQVRRSSEPEVQPASAVDSSASLTETPGAIHQGTPRREVTTAGQEQLQRAVFSLEIPKIGVVIQILRSPTKADMDDSGSISPWEAMWLGIALSLDAFGAGLGAAMLGFSPLGTAAVVSLFSGIFLVLGMRVGLRFAAKGGMRFISYLPAFLLVVMGIMKLL, encoded by the coding sequence GTGCTCAGTCATATTTTCTCGTCTGCCCTGCTGGCCATGGCGTTAAGCCTGGACGGATTTGGGGCAGGGGTTACATACGGTCTGCGCAAAACAAGGATACCGCTGCTGTCTGTATTGATCATCTCGCTGTGTTCCGGTTTGGTGCTTGGCGTCTCCATGCAGGCAGGCGCGCTGCTGCAGCGGTTCTTATCCCCGTCTGCGGCATCCGTGATCGGAGCTGCCATTTTGATACTGCTGGGCCTATGGTCTTTATATCAGCAGGTTCGGAGAAGCAGCGAGCCTGAAGTGCAGCCGGCATCCGCCGTGGATTCTTCCGCATCGCTTACGGAAACGCCGGGAGCCATTCATCAAGGGACACCGCGTCGTGAAGTTACCACGGCAGGCCAAGAGCAGCTTCAGCGAGCGGTATTCTCCCTTGAAATACCGAAGATCGGCGTCGTCATTCAAATTCTCCGCAGCCCGACGAAAGCGGATATGGACGACTCCGGCAGCATCTCACCATGGGAGGCGATGTGGCTGGGGATTGCGCTGTCGCTCGATGCGTTCGGAGCCGGGCTCGGCGCAGCGATGCTGGGTTTCTCGCCGCTAGGCACCGCAGCCGTGGTTTCCTTGTTCAGCGGGATATTTCTGGTGCTGGGCATGCGGGTCGGCCTCCGTTTTGCGGCCAAGGGAGGCATGCGTTTTATCTCGTATTTGCCTGCTTTTTTATTAGTTGTCATGGGTATAATGAAGCTGTTATGA
- a CDS encoding PstS family phosphate ABC transporter substrate-binding protein translates to MFKRRGRKPAGILVLVLMLSTLLAACGGGTTSGGASGENTDNGSAQQNEGSTTTALSGTIEIDGSSTLHPLTEAIAEEFGAANPDVRIPIGTGGTGGGFKRFNNGEIPISNASRPIKDSEAEEAKSKGISYHEVLVAYDGLSVVVNPSNEFVDKLTVDELKKIYEPNSTVKTWADVREGWPAEEIKIYSPGTDHGTFDYFTEAINGEAQASRNDSQITFSADTNAVVQGVAGDKNSIGYFGFSFYEENQDKLKLVPIDNGTATVAPSMETIKDNSYAPLSRPLLLYVNDKELERPEVSAFMTFYLDNAASLAGEVGFVPLQDEQYQEEKDKLAK, encoded by the coding sequence TTGTTTAAAAGAAGGGGTCGTAAACCAGCAGGTATTCTCGTACTGGTATTGATGCTGAGCACGCTTTTGGCGGCATGCGGCGGAGGAACAACTTCCGGCGGTGCTTCCGGAGAAAATACAGACAACGGTTCAGCACAGCAAAATGAAGGAAGTACAACAACAGCTTTGTCGGGAACGATTGAAATTGACGGTTCCAGTACATTGCATCCATTGACCGAAGCCATTGCCGAAGAGTTCGGCGCAGCTAACCCGGATGTCCGCATTCCGATCGGAACAGGCGGAACAGGTGGCGGTTTCAAACGCTTTAACAATGGGGAGATTCCAATCTCCAATGCATCCCGTCCAATTAAAGACAGTGAAGCTGAAGAAGCAAAATCCAAGGGCATTTCCTATCATGAGGTTCTGGTAGCTTATGACGGACTATCCGTTGTTGTTAACCCGAGCAATGAATTCGTAGATAAATTGACAGTAGATGAGCTGAAGAAAATTTACGAGCCGAACAGCACCGTAAAAACATGGGCTGACGTTCGCGAAGGATGGCCGGCTGAGGAAATCAAAATTTACTCTCCTGGTACAGACCACGGTACATTCGACTACTTCACAGAAGCGATTAACGGTGAAGCACAAGCAAGCAGAAACGACAGCCAAATCACGTTCAGTGCCGATACCAACGCAGTCGTACAAGGAGTTGCCGGCGACAAAAACTCCATCGGATACTTCGGATTCTCCTTCTATGAAGAGAACCAAGACAAGTTGAAGCTGGTTCCGATCGATAACGGTACAGCTACCGTAGCACCAAGCATGGAAACGATCAAGGATAACAGTTATGCTCCATTGTCCCGTCCGCTGCTGCTCTACGTAAACGATAAAGAGCTTGAGCGCCCGGAAGTGAGTGCATTCATGACCTTCTACCTTGATAATGCCGCTAGTCTTGCTGGCGAAGTCGGTTTCGTACCGCTTCAAGACGAACAGTATCAAGAAGAAAAAGACAAGTTGGCAAAATAA
- the polA gene encoding DNA polymerase I, with product MDKLILIDGNNIIYRAFFAMPPLTNASGQQTNAVYGFTTMLLRLIEEHKPTHMMVAFDAGKETFRHADFQEYKGGRQKTPPELSGQFPLLKELLKGLGVSQFEIGGYEADDIIGTITRQADEAGRKVMVVSGDKDMLQLASEHTTIAMVRKGVTEIEYYGPEQIKERYNLTPDQIIDLKGLMGDASDNIPGVPGVGEKTALKLLHEFGSVEAVVSRTDELKGKMKEKIEEHADSAILSKKLATIFREVPLEQSLDEMAFTGLNEETAGPALAKLEFKSLIERLNLSTSGAAGDAAESKPEAKIDVTLVDEKGIAEVADHLAQVTVLHVETHGDNPHHADVIGLALATEERQYFIPFDVLKSEEAEPVRAWLADSEIQKRGYDLHRIDLALHWQGIAFAGAAFDVHLAAYLLDPTESNQTLSGLASKYGLAYLQADEDVFGKGAKYKVPDVEKLSEHMARKCLAVSELVPIQEKELAANEMLPLFHDLEMPLSRILADMEKQGIAVNAEDLKELGREFEGQIAKLVQEIYEIAGTEFNLNSPKQLGEILFVKLELPVIKKTKTGYSTDAEVLEKLAPYHDIVRLILQYRTLAKLQSTYVEGLLKEISSVTGKVHTYYRQTIAATGRLSSQYPNLQNIPIRLEEGRKLRKVFVPSEPGWSILAADYSQIELRVLAHISDDERLKEAFVHDMDIHTKTAMDVFGVGMDEVDSNMRRSAKAVNFGIVYGISDYGLSQNLNITRKEAAAFIDQYFEVFQGVRRYMDVIVKQAKQDGYVKTLLERRRYLPEINASNFNLRSFAERTAMNTPIQGTAADIIKLAMVHMDQALHERQLKSRMLLQVHDELVFEVPEDELEVMKELVPDVMSQALKLSVPLKSEVSYGENWYEAK from the coding sequence ATGGACAAGCTGATTCTGATTGATGGAAATAATATCATTTACCGGGCATTCTTTGCAATGCCGCCGCTGACCAATGCCAGCGGACAACAGACGAATGCGGTTTACGGCTTTACGACGATGCTGCTTCGCTTGATCGAGGAGCATAAACCGACGCATATGATGGTGGCATTCGATGCCGGCAAGGAAACGTTCCGCCATGCGGATTTTCAGGAGTACAAGGGCGGGCGACAGAAGACCCCGCCGGAGCTCTCAGGACAATTCCCGCTGCTGAAGGAGCTGCTGAAAGGCCTGGGCGTCTCCCAATTCGAAATCGGCGGTTATGAGGCCGACGACATTATCGGTACGATTACCCGCCAGGCTGACGAAGCCGGCCGCAAGGTGATGGTCGTCTCCGGGGACAAGGACATGCTGCAGTTGGCTTCGGAGCATACCACGATCGCGATGGTCCGCAAAGGCGTCACCGAAATCGAGTATTACGGACCGGAACAGATTAAGGAGCGGTATAACCTGACGCCTGATCAGATTATCGACCTTAAGGGATTGATGGGCGATGCTTCCGATAACATTCCCGGCGTTCCGGGAGTAGGGGAGAAGACCGCGCTGAAGCTGCTTCATGAATTCGGATCCGTTGAAGCGGTGGTGTCCCGGACCGATGAGCTGAAGGGCAAGATGAAAGAGAAGATCGAGGAGCATGCGGATTCCGCCATACTCAGCAAGAAGCTGGCTACGATCTTCCGCGAAGTGCCGCTGGAACAGTCGCTGGATGAAATGGCATTTACGGGCCTGAATGAAGAGACGGCTGGTCCCGCACTGGCGAAGCTCGAGTTTAAATCGCTTATCGAACGGTTGAACCTGAGCACAAGCGGTGCCGCTGGTGATGCGGCGGAGTCGAAGCCTGAAGCGAAGATCGACGTGACCCTTGTGGACGAGAAGGGCATTGCCGAGGTTGCGGATCATCTGGCACAAGTGACCGTGCTCCATGTGGAAACGCATGGGGACAACCCCCATCATGCGGACGTGATCGGGCTGGCACTCGCGACGGAGGAGCGGCAGTACTTCATTCCGTTTGACGTGCTGAAGTCGGAAGAGGCGGAGCCTGTCCGTGCTTGGCTTGCCGATAGCGAGATCCAAAAACGCGGGTATGACCTGCACCGTATTGACCTGGCGCTGCATTGGCAGGGCATCGCTTTTGCCGGCGCGGCATTCGACGTTCACCTGGCAGCTTACCTGCTGGATCCTACGGAATCGAATCAAACCCTTAGCGGTCTGGCCTCCAAGTACGGTCTGGCCTATCTTCAAGCCGATGAGGACGTGTTCGGTAAAGGGGCCAAGTACAAGGTTCCCGATGTGGAGAAGCTCAGCGAGCACATGGCCAGAAAATGCCTGGCCGTATCCGAACTGGTTCCCATTCAGGAGAAGGAGCTGGCTGCGAATGAAATGCTCCCGCTGTTCCATGATCTGGAGATGCCGCTTTCCCGCATTCTGGCCGATATGGAGAAGCAGGGAATCGCCGTGAATGCGGAGGATTTGAAGGAGCTGGGACGCGAGTTCGAAGGGCAGATCGCGAAGCTCGTTCAGGAGATTTACGAGATCGCCGGAACGGAATTCAATCTCAATTCGCCTAAACAGCTCGGCGAAATCCTGTTTGTGAAGCTGGAGCTGCCGGTCATCAAGAAGACCAAAACCGGTTATTCCACCGATGCCGAGGTGCTCGAAAAGCTGGCGCCTTATCACGATATCGTCCGCTTGATTTTGCAGTACCGTACATTGGCCAAGCTGCAATCCACTTACGTGGAAGGACTGCTGAAGGAGATTTCATCCGTAACCGGCAAAGTGCATACCTACTATCGTCAGACCATTGCCGCTACCGGCCGTCTGAGCAGCCAATACCCGAATTTGCAGAACATTCCGATCCGTCTGGAGGAAGGGCGCAAGCTGCGCAAGGTTTTCGTTCCGTCGGAACCGGGCTGGAGCATTCTGGCAGCGGACTACTCCCAAATCGAGCTTCGCGTGCTTGCGCATATCTCGGACGACGAACGGCTGAAGGAAGCCTTCGTCCACGACATGGACATCCACACCAAGACGGCGATGGACGTGTTTGGAGTCGGCATGGATGAGGTGGACTCCAATATGCGCCGGTCCGCCAAGGCGGTTAACTTCGGCATCGTGTATGGGATCAGCGACTATGGCCTGTCCCAGAACCTGAACATTACGCGGAAGGAAGCGGCAGCGTTTATCGACCAGTATTTCGAGGTGTTCCAGGGCGTGCGGCGCTATATGGACGTGATCGTCAAGCAGGCGAAGCAAGACGGGTATGTGAAGACCTTGCTCGAACGCAGACGGTATCTGCCGGAGATTAACGCCAGCAACTTCAACCTGCGCTCTTTTGCAGAGCGGACGGCGATGAATACGCCGATTCAGGGAACGGCCGCGGACATCATCAAGCTGGCCATGGTCCATATGGACCAGGCGCTCCATGAGCGCCAATTGAAGAGCCGCATGCTGCTCCAGGTGCACGATGAATTGGTGTTCGAGGTACCGGAGGATGAGCTGGAGGTCATGAAGGAATTGGTGCCGGACGTGATGAGTCAGGCGCTGAAGCTGTCCGTGCCGCTGAAATCGGAAGTCAGCTATGGCGAGAACTGGTACGAGGCAAAGTAA
- the phoU gene encoding phosphate signaling complex protein PhoU, producing the protein MIRRIEFDQQLDELRSLLQDMGKHMEEALANSVESLQTLDAEKAQAVIKNDVQLNNMEEQIMDIGSRLIVTQQPVAKDLRRILVAFRIASDLERMGDLARDVAKVTIRLQGQKLIKPLVDLPRMSDMVRAMVSESIESYLTENTDLAYKMAQDDDQVDHLYSVILQDLYSHLTSDPDSANQAMLLIMVGRYIERIADHATNIGESTVYLVTGHRPDLNQ; encoded by the coding sequence ATGATCCGGAGAATTGAGTTTGATCAGCAGCTTGATGAGCTGAGAAGTTTGCTGCAGGATATGGGCAAGCATATGGAGGAGGCGCTGGCAAACAGCGTGGAGTCCCTCCAGACCTTGGATGCGGAGAAAGCGCAGGCGGTTATCAAGAACGATGTGCAGTTAAACAACATGGAAGAGCAAATCATGGACATCGGCTCCCGCCTGATCGTGACCCAGCAGCCTGTGGCAAAGGATTTGCGCCGAATATTGGTTGCTTTCCGGATTGCAAGCGATTTGGAGCGTATGGGAGACTTGGCGCGGGATGTCGCTAAAGTTACGATCCGTCTGCAAGGCCAGAAACTGATCAAGCCTTTGGTGGATCTTCCGCGGATGTCGGATATGGTGCGTGCGATGGTTTCGGAATCCATCGAATCCTATCTGACGGAAAATACGGATCTGGCTTATAAAATGGCACAGGATGATGATCAGGTCGATCACTTGTACAGCGTCATTCTGCAGGACCTGTATTCGCATCTGACATCCGATCCGGATTCGGCCAATCAAGCGATGCTGCTGATCATGGTGGGACGCTACATCGAACGGATCGCCGACCATGCAACCAACATCGGCGAGAGCACGGTGTACCTCGTAACGGGTCATCGTCCCGACCTCAATCAATAG
- the pstB gene encoding phosphate ABC transporter ATP-binding protein PstB, giving the protein MESIIQIKKLNLYYDTYHALKNVDLDIPEKTVTAFIGPSGCGKSTLLRTLNRMNDMIPSTRIEGSVQIGGTEIYSEEVHVEALRKQVGMVFQQPNPFPKSIYDNIAYGPRLHGIRNKAELDQIVEQSLKQAVLWDEVKDYLKRSALSLSGGQQQRLCIARALAVQPDILLMDEATSALDPISTLKIEELVQELKSKYTIVMVTHNMHQAARVSGQTVFFLNGEVVESANTDTLFSTPSDARTEDYISGRFG; this is encoded by the coding sequence ATGGAATCCATCATACAGATAAAAAAATTGAATTTATACTACGATACGTACCATGCGCTTAAAAACGTCGATCTGGACATTCCGGAGAAAACGGTGACGGCATTCATCGGACCGTCGGGCTGCGGTAAGTCAACGCTGCTGCGTACGCTGAATCGGATGAACGACATGATCCCTTCCACCCGAATCGAAGGCAGCGTGCAAATCGGCGGGACGGAAATCTACAGCGAGGAGGTCCACGTCGAGGCCTTGCGCAAGCAGGTAGGGATGGTGTTCCAGCAGCCGAATCCGTTCCCTAAATCGATCTATGACAACATCGCTTACGGGCCGCGCCTGCACGGCATCCGCAATAAAGCGGAGCTTGACCAAATCGTGGAGCAAAGCTTGAAGCAGGCTGTGCTGTGGGACGAAGTCAAAGATTATCTTAAGCGTTCTGCGCTGAGCCTGTCCGGCGGTCAGCAGCAGCGCCTGTGCATTGCCCGGGCCCTTGCCGTACAGCCGGATATCCTGCTCATGGATGAAGCCACGTCCGCGCTGGACCCGATCTCGACGCTGAAGATCGAAGAGCTGGTGCAGGAGCTGAAGAGCAAATACACCATCGTTATGGTTACGCACAATATGCATCAGGCTGCACGCGTATCCGGGCAGACGGTATTTTTCCTGAATGGCGAAGTGGTTGAATCCGCAAACACGGATACGCTGTTCTCGACGCCGTCGGATGCACGTACCGAGGATTATATCTCAGGCCGTTTCGGTTAA
- the pstA gene encoding phosphate ABC transporter permease PstA → MEQLNLGDSKGINRRRRSDQTLHMIFLACTSIGILVLMALIVTIVMDGVHRLSPDLFTNFPSRIADKAGLKSPIVGTIYLLLLMAPLSFVLGVGAAIFLEEYAGRSRWVRLIQLNISTLAGVPSIIYGILGLAIFVRGMNLGRSLLSGVLTMTLLVLPIIIVAAQEALRAVPKNRRDASYALGATKWQTVSSAVLPSAIPGIMTGVILALSRAIGETAPLIMIGALTYVAFLPENLLDSFTVMPIQIFNWVSRPSEAFHELAASGIILLLIMLFIMNIAAVWIRNKYSKNI, encoded by the coding sequence ATGGAACAATTGAATCTGGGGGACAGCAAAGGAATCAACCGGAGACGCCGTAGTGACCAGACGCTGCATATGATTTTCCTGGCTTGTACCAGCATCGGTATTCTTGTTTTGATGGCTTTGATCGTGACGATCGTGATGGATGGCGTTCATCGGCTCTCGCCTGATCTGTTCACCAACTTTCCGTCGCGCATCGCGGATAAAGCAGGACTGAAATCGCCGATTGTCGGCACGATTTATTTGCTTTTGCTCATGGCTCCACTGTCCTTCGTACTGGGCGTGGGCGCGGCCATCTTTCTCGAAGAGTATGCGGGCCGCAGCCGCTGGGTTCGGCTCATTCAGCTGAATATCAGTACGCTTGCAGGGGTTCCTTCTATTATATACGGTATCCTGGGGCTGGCGATTTTCGTGCGCGGCATGAATCTTGGCCGCAGCCTGTTGTCCGGGGTATTAACGATGACGCTGCTCGTGCTGCCGATTATCATCGTTGCGGCGCAGGAGGCGCTTCGCGCCGTGCCTAAGAACCGGCGTGACGCTTCATACGCGCTGGGCGCAACGAAGTGGCAAACGGTATCCAGCGCCGTGCTGCCGTCAGCGATTCCTGGAATTATGACCGGGGTTATCCTGGCCTTGTCTCGTGCGATCGGCGAAACCGCACCGCTTATCATGATTGGTGCTTTAACGTACGTGGCCTTCTTGCCGGAAAATCTGCTCGATTCGTTTACTGTCATGCCGATCCAGATCTTTAACTGGGTATCCAGACCAAGTGAGGCATTCCACGAGCTGGCAGCTTCGGGTATCATCCTGCTGCTCATCATGCTGTTCATCATGAACATCGCAGCCGTGTGGATTCGGAACAAGTATTCGAAGAACATCTAA
- the pstC gene encoding phosphate ABC transporter permease subunit PstC, whose translation MTFRRSKTRISDKIIPILLGLCAMLSVFTTIGIVYTLLQESVIFFKEVPVWSFLTGTTWSPILPPKEFGVLPLLGGTLLITGIAIIFAVPIGLACAIYLNEYAPARVRGVVKPVLEVLAGVPTIVYGYFALETVTPFLQKIFPDMGIFNALSAGLVVGIMVLPMISSLSEDAMRAVPKSLRHGAYALGATRFEVALKIVLPAALSGVVSSFVLAFSRAIGETMIVTVAAGATPQLTLNPLESIQTMTSYIVQVSMGDVPRGTIEYGTIFAVGLTLFVITFLLNILAQWVARRFREEY comes from the coding sequence ATGACATTCCGTCGAAGCAAAACGCGCATCTCAGACAAAATCATTCCAATCCTGCTCGGCTTGTGTGCCATGCTTTCGGTGTTTACCACCATCGGTATCGTATATACGCTTCTACAGGAATCCGTGATCTTCTTCAAGGAAGTGCCGGTATGGTCCTTCTTGACCGGAACGACATGGAGTCCGATTCTCCCTCCAAAAGAATTCGGCGTGCTGCCCCTGCTGGGCGGCACATTGCTGATTACAGGCATTGCGATCATTTTCGCAGTGCCTATCGGCTTGGCATGCGCTATTTATCTCAATGAATACGCTCCTGCCCGGGTTCGGGGGGTTGTAAAGCCAGTGCTTGAAGTGTTGGCTGGTGTACCAACGATTGTTTACGGATATTTTGCGCTTGAAACCGTAACGCCATTCCTTCAAAAGATTTTTCCCGATATGGGGATATTCAATGCGCTTAGCGCGGGGCTCGTGGTCGGCATCATGGTCCTGCCGATGATTTCGTCTTTAAGCGAAGACGCGATGCGTGCTGTTCCCAAGAGTCTTCGTCATGGGGCATACGCGCTGGGTGCTACCCGATTCGAGGTTGCGCTGAAGATCGTGCTTCCAGCCGCTCTGTCCGGGGTCGTGTCCTCATTCGTATTGGCATTCTCGCGCGCGATCGGCGAAACGATGATCGTGACGGTGGCTGCAGGCGCCACGCCGCAGCTGACGCTGAATCCGCTGGAAAGCATTCAGACGATGACTTCGTATATCGTTCAGGTAAGCATGGGAGACGTTCCGCGAGGAACGATTGAATACGGCACGATTTTTGCAGTAGGTTTGACCTTGTTTGTCATCACCTTCTTGCTTAATATATTGGCGCAGTGGGTCGCTCGCCGCTTCAGGGAGGAATACTAG
- a CDS encoding methyl-accepting chemotaxis protein, producing MTLLQCQPNQTERTEAEVEAAMDGQSASKPEAGALYRRYIRKVPIIRKSETCLDVLNVFTKDQHIPCVIYCDEADRPSGLIMRDVFYRRMMGRFAVDLYYSRPAFQFGDHQPMKVDVTEKVGTLLQLALQRPDSKFYDCVLMTEADRLLGVLTVRDLMSLSSGLQTEAEEKRELILQESFRHTGNIQSSLTEVRAAAARTNAECIRMREWSQTGKKKLDHVRTSYLGLVEDMTKREGQAAELAADASCISSITGMITELANQSSLLAMNASIEAAHAGEHGRGFQVVAAEVQSLAKQTRKLSGDIAQLLEHIQRLAGDTAVGAVSSLKEIQSCEGYVTEGADMFNEMETAVEKVQKSGNQVYQLAEETVRRVERVKDELAGLNGSLEEKPSL from the coding sequence ATGACACTGCTTCAATGCCAACCGAATCAGACAGAGAGAACCGAAGCGGAAGTAGAGGCGGCAATGGATGGCCAATCAGCAAGCAAACCTGAAGCAGGCGCATTATATCGGCGGTACATAAGAAAGGTCCCTATTATCCGAAAATCCGAAACCTGCCTCGACGTGCTGAATGTTTTTACGAAGGATCAGCACATCCCTTGCGTTATTTATTGCGATGAGGCAGACAGGCCGTCGGGGCTGATCATGCGGGATGTTTTTTACCGGCGAATGATGGGCCGGTTTGCCGTTGACCTGTATTATTCCAGGCCGGCCTTCCAGTTTGGGGACCATCAACCGATGAAGGTCGATGTGACCGAGAAGGTAGGAACACTGCTGCAATTGGCCCTGCAGCGCCCGGATTCGAAATTTTATGATTGCGTCCTGATGACGGAGGCTGACCGCCTGCTGGGCGTGCTTACCGTACGGGATTTAATGAGTCTGTCAAGCGGTCTCCAAACGGAAGCGGAAGAGAAGCGGGAGCTGATTCTTCAGGAAAGCTTCCGGCATACCGGGAACATCCAATCCTCGTTGACCGAGGTTCGAGCGGCGGCAGCCAGAACGAATGCGGAATGTATACGGATGAGGGAATGGTCCCAGACGGGTAAGAAGAAGCTTGACCATGTCCGAACCTCTTATCTTGGCCTTGTGGAGGATATGACGAAGCGTGAAGGGCAGGCCGCCGAGCTCGCTGCGGATGCCAGCTGCATTTCCTCGATAACCGGCATGATTACCGAGCTGGCCAATCAAAGCAGTTTGCTGGCAATGAATGCTTCGATTGAAGCTGCGCATGCCGGAGAGCATGGGCGGGGATTTCAAGTGGTTGCGGCAGAGGTGCAGTCGCTGGCCAAACAAACGCGTAAGCTGTCAGGGGATATCGCCCAGCTGCTGGAGCACATCCAGCGGCTGGCGGGAGATACAGCCGTTGGCGCAGTATCTTCGCTGAAGGAAATCCAGTCCTGTGAGGGGTATGTAACGGAAGGCGCCGATATGTTTAACGAAATGGAGACCGCCGTCGAGAAGGTTCAGAAGTCGGGGAATCAGGTTTATCAACTGGCGGAGGAAACCGTTAGGCGCGTGGAGCGGGTGAAGGATGAGCTCGCAGGATTAAACGGATCGTTAGAAGAAAAGCCGAGCCTATGA
- the mutM gene encoding DNA-formamidopyrimidine glycosylase, with amino-acid sequence MPELPEVETVKRTLNQLIKGKHIDHVSVNLPRIIQRPDDIEAFAFMLKGHTVEGVERRGKFLRILLDGLVLVSHLRMEGRYGVYRAEEPVEKHTHVIFHFSDGTELRYKDVRQFGTMHLFAPGDEFQHAPLAKLGYEPLDDTFTFGTFKTVIGTKKTKIKAVLLNQAYVVGIGNIYVDEALFRAKIHPERNANSLKDAELKRLYHAIVDTLSEAVDAGGSSIKSYVNGQGEMGMFQNSHQIYGRKDKPCHACGGPIHKIVVGGRGTHYCPKCQPVKK; translated from the coding sequence ATGCCGGAATTGCCGGAAGTAGAAACCGTGAAACGAACACTGAACCAATTGATTAAAGGTAAGCATATAGATCATGTATCCGTGAACCTGCCGCGGATTATCCAGCGTCCTGACGATATCGAGGCATTTGCTTTTATGTTAAAGGGCCATACCGTGGAAGGCGTGGAGCGACGCGGTAAGTTTTTGCGGATCTTGCTGGACGGGCTGGTGCTCGTTTCGCATCTTCGGATGGAGGGGCGTTACGGGGTGTACCGAGCCGAGGAGCCGGTGGAGAAGCATACCCATGTCATCTTCCATTTCTCGGACGGGACGGAGCTGCGGTACAAGGACGTGCGCCAATTCGGAACGATGCATCTATTTGCGCCGGGGGATGAGTTCCAGCATGCTCCCCTTGCCAAGCTTGGTTATGAGCCGCTGGATGACACGTTTACGTTCGGAACCTTCAAGACAGTCATCGGCACCAAGAAAACGAAGATCAAGGCGGTGCTGCTGAATCAGGCATATGTGGTCGGCATCGGCAATATATATGTTGATGAGGCCTTGTTCCGGGCCAAGATTCATCCGGAGCGGAACGCGAACAGCCTGAAGGATGCCGAGCTTAAGCGATTGTATCATGCTATCGTGGATACGTTGTCCGAAGCCGTCGACGCGGGCGGATCTTCCATCAAGTCCTATGTCAACGGGCAGGGCGAGATGGGGATGTTCCAGAACAGCCATCAGATTTACGGTCGGAAGGACAAGCCATGCCATGCGTGCGGCGGCCCGATTCATAAGATCGTGGTCGGCGGACGGGGGACCCATTACTGCCCGAAGTGTCAGCCGGTCAAGAAGTAA